In one Vulgatibacter incomptus genomic region, the following are encoded:
- a CDS encoding LPS-assembly protein LptD, translating to MRLAGLRAFLFVILLAGAAVARAQGPLPSGVEPETPVHLSADRLVRDESGVVEAEGNVRLMAGTLHLGADRVRYDPEAQSAELSGSVTLVDGEYVARAATARIDLAERTGVFEHAALFQKRDPVDPDAILAARDVEDVRRAGHNELEIHAERVARLADGSYAASQPSVTTCDCGDHPPDWRIGASEARLSTKDRLSLSWPVLYARGVPIFAAPYLSIPVTDERRSGLLFAVPHITGRRGASYEQPVYIVLGHSYDMTVSAGYYTGHQISLSDRGRSEKADVFQGPRGSLEFRYTPRVGTAGRAFVAYGYDLSKTDNQVPGAAPSRYAIQADHIDDWGGHFSDRLALNLVSDRDYIRDFVDDIVLRGEQTLRSTAWVGYRKGAVLGVAEGSFLQDLRPAFGPEVTAPPEGFQETLRLFGAGARNTFQRVPAVAMDVARIEGPLGSGLSLHLGAARFAPWTSAAFGDVGLDGLGPGDFGYPGPDTGEGDHIFERGGKDGSIPGEIPRATRLSIRPTASWPLLAGRYLSLTPYAGWREQLYQYGPTGADTGVAGWGLFGAAAHTELARTFSNGVRHAWIPKAELRRLWPGHVRNAPLQLPSQIYDELDILPLRATTQSRLSLASQLEVPGPGGGLIAIEAEAGQNFILAPSPYIAEGFATATARLWPVQLAGLAQWDPHRGQITEAVAEASISDRRGDQLRGNYRRLAVGASSRLLAGPDELFSDLYFTETFRPPVLQELEQIGAGATVVPFPWLTLSYDLLFLPDLPSAKLLQQRASVGLRSACDCWAGAFHFGKRRDEGLDFWVSFNLGRI from the coding sequence GTGCGTCTCGCCGGCCTCCGCGCCTTCCTCTTCGTGATCCTCCTCGCCGGCGCTGCCGTTGCCCGGGCCCAGGGCCCGCTGCCTTCCGGCGTCGAGCCGGAGACGCCCGTCCACCTGTCCGCGGATCGCCTGGTCCGCGACGAGTCCGGCGTCGTGGAGGCGGAAGGGAACGTCCGCCTCATGGCGGGCACCCTCCACCTCGGCGCCGATCGGGTCCGCTACGATCCCGAGGCGCAGTCTGCCGAGCTCTCCGGTTCCGTCACCCTCGTCGACGGTGAATACGTGGCGCGGGCCGCGACCGCCCGGATCGACCTGGCGGAGCGGACGGGCGTCTTCGAGCACGCCGCCCTGTTCCAGAAGCGGGATCCCGTCGATCCAGACGCGATCCTGGCGGCACGGGACGTCGAAGACGTCCGGCGAGCCGGACACAACGAGCTCGAGATCCACGCCGAGAGGGTGGCCCGGCTCGCGGACGGGAGCTACGCTGCGAGCCAGCCGTCGGTCACCACCTGCGATTGCGGCGACCACCCGCCCGACTGGCGGATCGGCGCGTCCGAGGCGCGGCTCTCCACCAAGGACCGCCTCAGCCTCAGCTGGCCCGTGCTCTACGCCCGGGGCGTGCCGATCTTCGCGGCCCCCTATCTCTCGATCCCGGTGACGGACGAGCGCAGGTCGGGCCTCCTCTTCGCGGTCCCCCACATCACGGGCCGTCGCGGCGCCTCGTACGAACAGCCCGTCTACATCGTCCTAGGCCACTCCTACGACATGACGGTGAGCGCCGGCTACTACACCGGGCATCAGATCTCCCTCTCCGACCGTGGCAGGAGCGAGAAGGCCGACGTCTTCCAGGGCCCTCGCGGATCCCTCGAGTTCCGCTACACGCCGCGGGTGGGGACCGCCGGCCGCGCCTTCGTCGCCTACGGCTACGACCTCTCCAAGACCGACAACCAGGTGCCGGGAGCGGCCCCGAGCCGCTACGCGATCCAGGCCGACCACATCGACGATTGGGGAGGGCACTTCTCCGATCGACTGGCGCTGAACCTCGTCTCCGACCGCGACTACATCCGGGACTTCGTCGACGACATCGTGCTCCGGGGCGAGCAGACCCTGCGGAGCACGGCGTGGGTGGGCTACCGGAAGGGCGCGGTCCTCGGCGTGGCGGAGGGCTCGTTCCTGCAGGATCTCCGTCCGGCCTTCGGCCCGGAGGTGACGGCCCCGCCGGAGGGCTTCCAGGAGACCTTGCGCCTCTTCGGCGCTGGCGCCCGGAACACCTTCCAGCGCGTGCCCGCCGTGGCGATGGACGTCGCCCGCATCGAGGGGCCGCTGGGCTCGGGGCTCTCGCTGCACCTGGGCGCCGCCCGCTTCGCCCCCTGGACCTCCGCCGCCTTCGGCGACGTGGGCCTCGACGGCCTGGGGCCCGGCGACTTCGGCTACCCGGGCCCCGATACGGGCGAAGGCGATCACATCTTCGAGCGGGGCGGCAAAGACGGTTCCATCCCGGGCGAGATCCCCCGGGCCACCAGGCTCAGCATCCGCCCGACGGCCTCGTGGCCGCTCCTGGCAGGCCGATACCTCTCCCTCACGCCCTACGCGGGCTGGCGCGAGCAGCTCTACCAGTACGGCCCCACCGGCGCCGACACGGGAGTCGCCGGATGGGGGCTCTTCGGCGCAGCGGCCCATACGGAGCTGGCGCGCACCTTCTCCAACGGCGTCCGGCACGCCTGGATCCCGAAGGCCGAGCTCCGCCGCCTCTGGCCGGGCCACGTCCGGAACGCGCCCTTGCAGCTCCCCTCGCAGATCTACGACGAGCTCGACATCCTCCCCCTGCGGGCCACGACCCAGTCTCGCCTCAGCCTCGCGAGCCAGCTCGAGGTCCCGGGGCCGGGTGGGGGGCTGATCGCCATCGAGGCCGAGGCGGGGCAGAACTTCATCCTCGCGCCTTCGCCCTACATCGCAGAGGGCTTCGCGACGGCGACCGCGAGGCTCTGGCCGGTCCAGCTCGCGGGGCTCGCGCAGTGGGATCCCCACCGGGGCCAGATCACCGAGGCGGTCGCCGAGGCGTCGATCAGCGATCGACGCGGCGACCAGCTCCGCGGCAACTACCGGAGGCTCGCGGTCGGCGCGTCGTCGAGGCTCCTCGCCGGCCCGGACGAGCTCTTCTCCGACCTCTACTTCACGGAGACCTTTCGCCCGCCCGTGCTCCAGGAGCTGGAGCAGATCGGTGCCGGCGCGACCGTCGTCCCGTTCCCGTGGCTGACTCTGAGCTACGACCTGCTGTTCCTGCCCGATCTCCCCTCGGCCAAGCTGCTCCAGCAGC